A genomic stretch from Limnobacter thiooxidans includes:
- a CDS encoding efflux transporter outer membrane subunit — MNRFTPVAAVICSMLLFTACATAPVNEVPVQSMPTPEAFVAQDILQNLSGVSEAGVASVRWWEGFNDPILDQLIQTSLETNFQIAAAAASVREAKALLALSDTGNSLLVELDGQLTGQRTDRSNSASNTSNSTGSNSRNERNAVIGLGFALPVDLAGKVDQEVRAAAANLMAVQAGLRAQIISTSTDVAQEYLRLRGNQKQLAMLRDSVALQEKTLAIVQARFESGLSPELDVRRAETSVETLRASVAPLEQALRRSMHQLATLAGQFPGAYDSLLTPVGDLPRYSLGIPPRLPLQVLQARPDVQLAQARFAQAAAEVGVAQADFYPSLDLMANIQVGSSVLNSNPATGILIASLSAVLDQVIYDGGARDARLDAAKARAEIALADYEQVLRTVTLDVENALSAIQASVARQTALNKAVVSSKRSFEQADALYQLGLVSFLDVVDAQRVYANAEQALATEQTSYATLVASLFRALGVQA, encoded by the coding sequence ATGAACAGATTCACACCTGTTGCTGCTGTCATTTGTTCCATGCTGCTTTTTACAGCTTGTGCCACAGCTCCAGTGAACGAGGTACCTGTTCAATCCATGCCAACTCCCGAGGCCTTCGTTGCACAGGATATTTTGCAAAACCTGAGCGGGGTCAGTGAAGCGGGTGTTGCCAGCGTGCGTTGGTGGGAGGGTTTTAATGACCCAATTCTCGACCAATTGATACAGACCAGCCTTGAAACCAATTTCCAGATCGCGGCAGCTGCTGCCAGCGTGAGGGAAGCCAAGGCGCTTTTGGCGCTCAGCGACACCGGAAACTCCCTGTTGGTCGAGCTGGATGGGCAACTCACGGGTCAAAGGACCGACCGCAGTAACTCTGCATCGAACACGTCAAATTCTACAGGCAGTAACAGTCGCAATGAACGCAACGCTGTGATTGGATTGGGCTTCGCTTTACCGGTTGATTTGGCGGGCAAGGTGGATCAGGAAGTTCGCGCTGCTGCGGCTAATCTGATGGCTGTTCAGGCTGGCTTGCGCGCACAAATTATTTCGACCAGCACGGACGTAGCGCAAGAATACCTGCGTTTGCGCGGCAACCAGAAGCAACTGGCCATGCTGCGTGATTCTGTTGCCTTGCAGGAAAAAACGCTGGCCATTGTGCAGGCACGTTTTGAAAGTGGATTGTCACCTGAACTGGATGTGAGGCGAGCCGAAACATCAGTTGAAACCTTGCGTGCCAGTGTTGCGCCATTGGAGCAGGCCTTGCGCCGTTCCATGCATCAACTGGCTACCTTGGCAGGTCAGTTTCCGGGCGCTTATGATTCCTTGTTGACTCCGGTGGGCGACTTACCACGCTACAGCCTCGGTATTCCACCACGTTTGCCTTTGCAAGTATTGCAGGCTCGTCCCGATGTGCAATTGGCTCAAGCGCGCTTCGCGCAGGCCGCTGCGGAGGTGGGTGTGGCACAGGCCGATTTTTATCCGAGTCTGGACCTGATGGCAAACATTCAGGTCGGAAGTTCGGTACTGAACTCGAACCCCGCCACCGGCATTCTGATTGCATCGCTTTCGGCTGTGCTTGATCAGGTGATCTACGACGGCGGTGCCCGCGATGCCCGTCTGGATGCAGCAAAAGCTCGTGCCGAAATAGCACTGGCTGATTATGAACAGGTGCTGCGCACAGTGACGTTGGATGTGGAAAATGCTTTGTCGGCTATTCAGGCGTCTGTTGCGCGGCAAACCGCCTTGAACAAAGCCGTGGTATCAAGCAAACGCAGTTTTGAGCAAGCAGATGCTTTGTATCAACTTGGGCTGGTCAGCTTCCTGGATGTAGTGGATGCCCAGAGGGTGTACGCCAACGCTGAGCAGGCTTTGGCCACCGAACAAACCAGCTACGCAACGCTGGTTGCCAGTTTGTTCCGCGCCTTGGGGGTGCAGGCTTGA
- a CDS encoding efflux RND transporter permease subunit has translation MSRATEGLTALGLKRPVLIVVLNLLIMLAGVVSMFGVEVRELPDIDRPVVVVRAVYQGASPTTMDAEVTSKVEGAVARVSGVLRIQSSSEENNMRVRMEFSPDIDVNVAANDVREAVSRITGQLPANLDQLLVIKADDDARPVVQLAVVSNTLAMQDLAERVERDLVPAFVSVNGVADVPLNGSQPRVLRVLLDPAKLARYGMAATDVLASLQTMNLDVPAGSYLSGKQELLVRANASTIDTEAVNAILIKNGVRVGDVAQVYYGPMSAESYSLLNGRAVVGMGVLRQAGGNTIAIASDIKKRMAEINAQSKDLQVILISDDSVFIKGALQEVLTSLVIAVLVVLVVIALFLGQWRAVLIPAVTMPISLIGTLAAIWMAGFSVNMLTLLALVLATGLIVDDAIVVLENIQRRKKLGESITVASVMGTQQVFFAVIATTASLVAVFLPIAFLPGETGRLFREFGMVLSMSVIISTFVALSLCPMLAVRLLRDDIPLTGRSARFMGVMESFGSRVSNFYFQTLDRFLKHRVIFLLVFVGIAVAGGWTFTLLSQELVPPEDRGRLVVDFTGPDGASLEYSGRQGQIAENIIRPYQEKGLITDMFTIVGRYDKNRVAIQANLADWSQRDTTQQELAAKLSKELSSIPGAQVRFQNESSLNIRGGGGGLQIALLGDDYDVLANNADSLADALTERIQAVQDVRVQYDTSQPELGFEIDREKASDLQVPVSRITQTLQIMADEYRLLDLSVGDQAVPVMLGASGGSLTSPFDLLNVYVSSETGQLVPLASMITVQERGVAAELDRHAQRRAVEMNIGIPPGTDLGRTMQEIRAVAENVLPATSTLIFLGEAATLEETSNEMFITFAVALAVVFLVLAAQFESVGSALVVMFTVPFGLAAAVFALLATNQSLNLFSQIGLVLLIGLMTKNAILLVELMDQLRDEGHSIESAVREGARLRLRPIAMTVMSTLLGVLPLVLTSGPGAEAREAIAWVVLGGLGLSTLFTLYLAPMGYTFVAPFMKPRAHASEELDAEINAYEASLNKRREES, from the coding sequence ATGAGCCGCGCCACCGAGGGTTTGACCGCGCTGGGTCTCAAGCGCCCGGTGCTGATCGTGGTGCTGAACCTGTTGATCATGTTGGCTGGTGTCGTGAGCATGTTTGGGGTCGAGGTGCGAGAGCTTCCGGACATTGATCGACCTGTTGTCGTGGTGCGCGCTGTCTACCAGGGTGCATCACCAACCACCATGGATGCGGAAGTAACCTCCAAGGTGGAAGGCGCAGTAGCCAGGGTGTCAGGGGTGCTGCGCATACAAAGTTCCAGTGAAGAAAACAACATGCGCGTCCGCATGGAATTTTCCCCTGATATTGATGTGAACGTGGCCGCCAACGACGTGCGTGAGGCTGTCAGCCGAATCACGGGTCAACTGCCTGCCAATCTGGATCAATTGTTGGTGATCAAGGCCGATGACGATGCGCGGCCTGTGGTGCAACTGGCAGTGGTTAGCAATACCCTTGCCATGCAAGACCTGGCGGAACGGGTTGAGCGGGACCTAGTGCCCGCTTTCGTGTCTGTAAATGGTGTGGCTGACGTGCCTTTGAATGGAAGCCAGCCCCGAGTGTTGCGGGTACTTCTGGACCCCGCCAAACTGGCCAGGTACGGCATGGCGGCAACCGATGTATTGGCCAGTTTGCAAACCATGAATCTGGATGTGCCGGCTGGCAGTTATTTGTCCGGAAAGCAGGAACTTCTGGTCCGGGCGAACGCCTCCACGATTGACACCGAAGCAGTCAACGCCATCCTGATCAAAAATGGTGTTCGGGTGGGCGATGTGGCCCAGGTGTACTACGGCCCCATGTCGGCTGAATCCTATTCACTGCTCAATGGCCGCGCAGTCGTGGGGATGGGTGTGTTGCGGCAGGCGGGTGGCAATACAATCGCGATTGCCAGCGACATCAAAAAGCGCATGGCTGAAATCAATGCCCAGTCCAAAGATTTGCAGGTGATCCTGATCTCCGACGACTCTGTGTTCATCAAGGGCGCATTGCAGGAAGTTCTGACATCGCTAGTCATCGCGGTACTGGTGGTGCTGGTTGTGATTGCCCTGTTTTTGGGGCAGTGGCGGGCGGTGTTGATCCCCGCAGTCACCATGCCGATTTCACTAATTGGCACCCTGGCTGCAATCTGGATGGCAGGGTTTTCAGTGAACATGCTCACCTTGCTGGCACTTGTGCTGGCCACGGGGCTGATCGTTGATGACGCCATCGTGGTGCTAGAAAATATTCAGCGACGCAAAAAACTGGGTGAGTCAATCACCGTGGCATCGGTCATGGGCACTCAGCAGGTGTTTTTTGCAGTCATTGCGACCACGGCTTCTCTGGTGGCTGTGTTTTTACCCATTGCCTTTTTACCTGGGGAAACTGGCAGACTGTTCCGTGAATTTGGAATGGTGCTTTCCATGTCGGTGATTATCAGCACCTTCGTGGCACTGAGTTTGTGCCCCATGCTGGCAGTTCGGCTACTACGTGACGACATTCCCCTTACCGGTCGTTCAGCGCGTTTCATGGGCGTGATGGAAAGCTTCGGCAGCCGTGTTTCCAATTTCTATTTTCAGACCCTGGACAGGTTTTTAAAACACCGGGTGATTTTCCTGTTGGTTTTCGTAGGTATTGCAGTTGCGGGTGGCTGGACATTTACCTTGTTGAGCCAGGAACTGGTACCACCTGAAGATCGCGGACGTCTGGTGGTCGACTTCACCGGGCCAGACGGAGCTTCCCTTGAATACAGTGGCCGCCAGGGCCAGATCGCAGAAAACATCATTCGGCCTTACCAGGAAAAGGGGCTGATTACAGACATGTTCACGATCGTAGGGCGATACGACAAAAACCGTGTGGCCATTCAAGCCAATCTTGCGGACTGGAGTCAGCGCGACACGACCCAGCAGGAACTTGCGGCAAAGCTGAGCAAGGAATTGTCCAGCATTCCTGGTGCCCAGGTGCGGTTTCAGAATGAGAGCAGCCTCAATATCCGCGGTGGCGGCGGAGGGCTGCAAATTGCACTGTTGGGCGATGATTACGACGTGCTTGCCAACAATGCGGATTCGCTGGCCGATGCGTTGACGGAAAGAATTCAGGCAGTTCAAGACGTGCGTGTGCAATATGACACCTCACAACCTGAATTGGGTTTTGAAATTGACCGGGAAAAAGCAAGTGACCTTCAGGTGCCTGTCAGTCGAATCACCCAGACCTTGCAAATCATGGCGGATGAATACCGCCTGCTCGATCTGAGTGTCGGTGATCAGGCGGTACCCGTCATGCTGGGGGCAAGTGGTGGAAGCCTGACGTCACCCTTTGATTTGTTGAACGTTTATGTCAGCAGCGAGACAGGGCAGCTGGTGCCACTGGCCTCCATGATCACGGTACAGGAACGTGGTGTTGCCGCTGAGTTGGACAGACATGCGCAAAGGCGCGCTGTTGAAATGAACATTGGTATTCCGCCTGGCACAGACTTGGGGCGCACCATGCAGGAAATTCGCGCAGTGGCTGAAAATGTGCTGCCCGCGACTTCAACCCTGATTTTTCTGGGTGAAGCGGCTACCCTCGAGGAAACTTCGAATGAAATGTTCATCACCTTTGCCGTGGCATTGGCGGTGGTTTTCCTCGTGTTGGCTGCTCAGTTTGAGAGTGTAGGAAGTGCTTTGGTGGTGATGTTCACGGTACCTTTCGGACTTGCTGCAGCGGTGTTCGCCTTGTTGGCCACCAATCAGTCCTTGAACCTGTTCAGCCAGATTGGCTTGGTTTTATTAATCGGCTTGATGACCAAAAATGCAATTTTGCTGGTCGAGTTGATGGACCAGTTGCGTGATGAAGGCCACAGCATCGAATCGGCCGTGCGCGAAGGTGCACGTCTGCGTTTGCGCCCGATTGCAATGACCGTGATGTCAACGCTGCTGGGTGTTTTGCCGCTTGTGTTGACTTCCGGCCCCGGGGCTGAGGCACGAGAAGCTATAGCCTGGGTGGTGTTGGGAGGTTTGGGGTTGTCGACCTTGTTCACGCTTTACCTGGCGCCAATGGGCTACACCTTTGTTGCGCCATTCATGAAGCCCAGGGCACATGCTTCAGAGGAACTGGATGCTGAAATCAATGCCTACGAGGCCAGTTTGAATAAACGCAGGGAGGAGTCATGA
- a CDS encoding efflux RND transporter periplasmic adaptor subunit yields the protein MFKRIAYLLVFILLLGAAYAVSQTAMVGEAEQQPPQSNKGSAPKVLVEPVKLESTASNFGAVATGWADKSAEMYAVVDEKVTKVFFKPQQKVKRGDLLVQQDDREEQLALRLAQVQLANTQSLLDRYRQAVDKGAVPQTQVDSAQADLDAAKVAVEQAKLAISNHQVRAPFDGVVGITDIDPGQRIAPGVLITGVDSREIMYVDFDVPEAVVGQLSPTNMKQIEVKASTPAVPGRSFNAEVVALDSRLNAEKRTLRVRANIANPDDLLRPGMSFSVQMAVKGQLLPAVPEIALQWDREGSYVWLVRDGKADRENVQVADRRQGRVFVVGNVREGETVVVEGGLRLAEGTAVELVKDPLQ from the coding sequence TTGTTTAAACGTATTGCTTACCTTCTTGTATTTATCCTTCTGCTGGGCGCGGCCTATGCCGTGTCGCAAACCGCGATGGTAGGAGAGGCTGAGCAACAGCCTCCGCAGAGCAACAAGGGCAGTGCGCCCAAAGTTCTGGTTGAGCCGGTGAAGCTTGAGTCCACCGCAAGTAATTTTGGTGCTGTTGCAACCGGGTGGGCAGACAAGTCTGCTGAGATGTACGCTGTGGTTGATGAAAAGGTCACCAAGGTCTTCTTCAAACCCCAGCAAAAGGTCAAGCGTGGCGATTTGCTGGTTCAGCAGGATGATCGGGAAGAACAACTCGCCCTGCGTCTTGCCCAGGTACAGTTGGCGAACACGCAAAGTCTGCTGGATCGCTACCGGCAGGCGGTAGACAAGGGAGCCGTGCCGCAAACCCAGGTCGACTCCGCACAAGCTGACCTGGATGCGGCCAAGGTTGCAGTTGAACAGGCGAAGCTGGCTATTTCAAATCATCAAGTTCGAGCTCCTTTCGACGGCGTGGTTGGAATCACTGACATTGATCCTGGCCAGCGCATTGCGCCTGGCGTATTGATCACCGGCGTTGATTCACGTGAAATCATGTACGTGGACTTTGATGTGCCTGAAGCCGTTGTCGGGCAACTCAGCCCGACAAACATGAAACAGATTGAGGTCAAGGCGAGCACCCCGGCTGTGCCCGGACGCTCGTTCAATGCGGAAGTGGTTGCGCTGGATAGTCGTTTGAATGCTGAAAAGCGTACCTTGCGAGTGCGGGCAAATATTGCGAATCCTGATGATCTGTTGCGCCCCGGCATGTCTTTTTCTGTACAAATGGCGGTAAAAGGCCAACTGCTTCCGGCTGTTCCTGAAATAGCCCTGCAGTGGGATCGGGAAGGGTCTTATGTATGGCTTGTTCGAGATGGCAAGGCAGACCGCGAAAATGTGCAGGTAGCCGATCGCCGCCAGGGTAGGGTGTTTGTGGTGGGCAATGTTCGGGAAGGCGAAACCGTGGTGGTGGAGGGGGGCCTTCGACTGGCTGAAGGCACCGCCGTGGAATTGGTCAAGGATCCCTTGCAATGA
- a CDS encoding OmpP1/FadL family transporter, with protein sequence MHSSVRKTTSQFLLKRISTTVILSAVSSMAYAGGTAFDANSISAMGNASAGQAAEAGDASVLFANPAALTRFKRAELTQGAAIITIGTDYTSTQNNDGASSGAPQGQNGQVFSRKDGFDSAALAPNLFIAIPVNERLVMGFGAAASHGLVLHYDENFPGRNQGRDFDLKVIRLNLGFGYKVTPTLSLGMNGSYERYFQSLKLKLNYRKAVADIVERDCTTLCLLTPDLANAILQTPEGEANGGLRMFGWAFNTQVGGLWEPTANTRIGVSYRPKTRFTGNRGKFVLNDPQLAGFQDSLRSNAGLAALQGIDTIQAADDLASEQVIKQEITLPDELRVSLFHHATPKLDLMATYTRQDFSVTKLNFERERNGRTLENIPQNFVATESYRVGLNYKLYKRLTLRAGYAVENSAVDDATRVTFLPDSDRQYFSFGGQFDLSRDTSIHFAYQKLDTDPAPVGANKGIRPEEVRGGDFQGNVQLDTHFFGVGFTERF encoded by the coding sequence TGAAAAGAATTTCTACCACCGTGATTTTGAGTGCGGTGTCTTCCATGGCCTACGCTGGTGGTACAGCTTTTGATGCCAACAGTATCAGTGCAATGGGTAACGCCTCTGCCGGTCAGGCAGCAGAAGCCGGCGATGCCTCAGTGCTGTTCGCCAACCCCGCTGCATTGACCCGATTCAAGCGCGCAGAGTTGACCCAAGGCGCTGCAATCATCACGATTGGCACAGATTACACCTCGACACAAAACAACGATGGTGCCAGTTCGGGTGCACCGCAAGGTCAGAACGGGCAAGTATTCAGCCGGAAAGACGGCTTTGATTCAGCAGCCTTGGCCCCCAATCTGTTCATTGCCATTCCAGTCAATGAAAGGCTCGTGATGGGTTTTGGCGCTGCAGCCTCTCACGGATTGGTGCTTCACTACGACGAAAACTTCCCTGGACGCAATCAGGGTCGAGATTTCGATTTGAAGGTAATCCGTCTCAATTTGGGTTTTGGTTACAAAGTGACGCCCACTTTGTCATTGGGTATGAACGGTTCCTATGAACGTTATTTTCAATCACTCAAGCTAAAACTGAATTACCGCAAAGCGGTTGCGGACATCGTGGAACGCGATTGTACAACCCTGTGCTTATTGACCCCAGACTTGGCGAATGCGATTTTGCAAACGCCAGAAGGTGAAGCCAATGGTGGGTTGCGCATGTTCGGCTGGGCATTCAATACACAGGTAGGTGGTCTGTGGGAACCCACCGCAAATACCCGGATTGGTGTTTCATACCGACCAAAAACCAGGTTCACCGGGAACAGGGGCAAATTTGTTTTGAATGACCCTCAACTGGCTGGGTTTCAGGACAGCCTGCGATCAAACGCTGGCCTCGCCGCGCTTCAAGGGATTGATACCATCCAGGCTGCGGACGATCTTGCATCAGAACAAGTCATCAAGCAGGAAATTACCCTTCCCGATGAACTGCGTGTCAGCTTGTTTCACCATGCCACGCCAAAGCTGGATCTGATGGCCACCTACACCCGCCAGGATTTCTCGGTAACCAAACTGAACTTTGAGCGTGAAAGAAACGGCCGTACGCTGGAAAACATTCCCCAGAACTTCGTGGCCACCGAATCGTACCGAGTTGGCTTGAACTACAAGCTGTACAAACGACTTACCTTGCGGGCTGGCTACGCAGTGGAAAACAGCGCCGTTGACGATGCAACACGGGTCACATTTTTGCCGGACAGTGATCGCCAGTACTTTTCATTCGGCGGGCAGTTTGACCTGAGTCGAGACACCAGTATCCACTTCGCTTATCAAAAACTGGACACTGACCCTGCACCTGTTGGGGCCAACAAGGGAATACGGCCCGAAGAGGTACGCGGCGGTGATTTTCAAGGCAACGTGCAACTCGACACTCATTTTTTTGGAGTCGGGTTTACCGAACGGTTCTAA